In the Aridibaculum aurantiacum genome, TGATAAAGCAGTGAACCTTTTTGAACACCTGGTACGCAATGCCAAGCCTGATGCTGCTGCGCTTGAAGGTTTGAAAAATCGTACAGAGAAAGCAAGAGCAAATAACAAGCTGAATAAGCAGGCTATTGCCAATGCACTTAGAAGTTATGCTACTTATGGAGCTGTCAATCCAACAAACTATGTGCTGAGCGAGCAGGAACTAAAAAACCTGAAAGCAGAAGATCTGACCAACCTGTTGCGCAACATGATGAACTACCAGCACAAGATCACTTATTATGGTCCTACGGCTTTACCTGCGCTTACTGCACAATTGCAGACTGTGCACAAGTTGCCTGCCAGCTGGAGCGAAAATCCAAACGCTGTAGCATTCAACCGCCAGCAGCAAACAGAGAACAAGGTATTGTTTGCTGACTACGACCAGGTACAGGCGGAAATTTACTGGGTTAAAAACCTGGATGCTTACGATCCAAAGCAGGAGGCGCTGGTGAATCTTTTCAACGGTTACTTTGGTGGTGGAATGGGTTCTATTGTTTTCCAAACCATTCGTGAATCAAAAGCGCTGGCTTATTCTACTTATGCGTTTGTACAAAACCCAGGTAAGAAAAACGACAATTTTGCTGTGGTAGCCTACGTAGGAAGCCAGGCAGATAAGCTGCACGAAGCTATTGCTGGTATGAACGAACTGCTGACTGATCTGCCTAAAGCGGAGCAAGGATTTGAGAATGCTAAGAAGTCGTTGATGAAGGATATAGAAACAGATCGCATCACAAAAGATGGTATCATCAACAGCTATCTATCAGCAGAAAAAAAGGGTGTTACTCATGATATGCGTAAAGACAATTACGTACAATATGCAAACCTTAAAATGGATGATATCAATAAGTATCACCAGTCTTCACTGTCTAAAAAGCCTTACACTTATGCTATTGTAGCTTCAGATAAAAGGGTAAACCTTGATGAACTAAAGAAATATGGTGAAGTGAAGAAAGTGAGTTTGGAAGAACTTTTCGGTTACTAATCTTAACGTTCTTGATAAAATATGCCCCGGCCCTGGCCGGGGTTTTTTGTTTAAAAAAAGGTTCTGTAGCAGCAGCCGGATGTTTGACTTTAGAAACAGCAAACCAAATAGAAGGAATTAAACGTGAGTACGAAAAAGAGGAAAGGGTGTTTCCGGAAGAGTCGTCATTAGTTGCTGGTTGGAAGTTGGAGGTTGACAAGTGCGAAGCTTGGAAATGGATACCTCTAACCTCAAACCTTAAACCTCAAACCTCACGCCTCATACCCCAAACCTCACGCCTCATACCTCATCCCTCATGCCTCCACTCACTTCCCAATAAAATTCGCTTTCCGCTTCTCTAAAAACGCTGCTGTTCCTTCTTTTACGTCTTCGGTTGCGAAACAGTTTCCAAAGCCGCTCATTTCTACATCATAACCGTTTACGCTTTCTTTATAAACTGCATTGGCAGCTTCTATGCATTTCGCTACAGCTAACGGAGCTTTGGTATTTACAACAGCAAGTATAGAAGTTGCTTTAGCTAGGAGTTCCGCCTGCGGTACCACTGCGTTAACCAATCCATATTGCAGAGCAGTATTAGCATCTATGATATTTCCTGAGATCAATAACTCAATAGCTCCTCCTTTTCCGATCAATTGTACCAGTCGTTGAGTGCCGCCATAACCTGGTATCAATCCAAGATTTACTTCCGGCTGGCCAAATTTGGCATTCTCACTTGCTATTCTAAAATGACAAGCCATTGCAAGTTCGCAGCCGCCACCCAAAGCAAAACCATTAACCGCAGCTACTACCGGCTTAGGGCAATTCTCGATTTTGAAGAATATATCAAGACCGCGCTTTGCCAGGTTCTTTCCTTCGTCTACACTTAAGCCTACAAACTCACTGATGTCAGCACCAGCTACAAAACCCTTTTCTCCGGCGCCCGTTATAATTACACTGCGGATATCATCGTTCTTATAAACCTCATCCATTACCTCATCCAGGTCATTCATTACCTGTTTGCTTAGTGCGTTCAGTTTATCTGGTCGGTTAATGGTAATTGTAAATATGTTATTCTCAAGCTTGGTTAGAAGTGTTTGATATGGCATACTTGGTTATTTTATGATTTTGAGATTTCGGGATGTTGATATTTTGATATTAGGTTATGTCTGATGTTTGATTTCTGATTGTTGATGGTGGTTGGTTATGAACTTCATGGTTTATGATTTCAGGTTTCTGTCTCAATAGTAACCGCTGATTAGAAGTTCCGAAACTTTGAACCTTAAACCTCAAACGTTAAACCTCAAACGTTAAACCTGAAACCTCCTCCTCCTTCCCCTGCAAGATAGCAATGGCCACTTTTATTTCTTTGTTTTCTATCTTCCTGTTATGAATATTATAGACATCATCATCTATATAGGGATTTTTGTATTTGCGGTTACCGGGGCGCTAAAAGCACGCACCAACCAGATGGATATATTTGGTGCAGGTGTACTTGCTTTTGCCACTGCTTATGGTGGCGGCACCTTACGCGACCTGCTTATCGGCATTCGTATCAACTGGATGAATGATTATATAGCGCTTTCATTGGTAGTGGCTGCTGTTCTCATTGTATCGCTTCTTAAGAAAAACACGGGTCGTTTCACGGCCACTTTGTTTTATACTGATGCTATTGGCTTGGGCATGTTTACCATTGGTGGAATTGAGCGCAGTTTAGACAATGGTATCAATGAAGTGTATGCAGTTATCATGGGTGTTATGTCTGCTACTTTTGGCGGCTTATTGGGCGACATTCTCAGCAACCGTGTACCTGCCTTGCTTACACGTGGCGAACTATATGCTACAGCTTGTGCAATAGGCGGAACTGCATACCTGCTCATGCGAAATGCTGGTCTTCATGAATCAATGTCTTTAGTTATTACCGTTATCATAGTAGTTGGCCTGCGGGTGATCAGTAAAACAAAACAGGTAACACTGCCAAAGATTTAGTTTTATTGATCTCCAGTTAGCAGTCATTCATCGTTCCATATTAGTGATTGGTGCTATTTCATTTTTCAACGGCTGTTTTAGGGGGCAACTTTGTTTCATCAAAACAAAAAATCACCAAAACATCCAGTTATGACACACAGAATTTCATTATCAACAGTAACCTTATTAGCTATTGCCGCTTCTAAAGCAAAGCAGAGATCACAGCAAAATCAAGAGGTAGAGATGGACAATGCATTCAGCCATTGTTCGGTAAATGAGGCAGGCGAACTGGTAGAGATGGAGGAAGCAGATTGCTGCTGTTGCTAAACTTCGAAGGCAGCATCCTGTAGGTAGGATGCTGCCGTGTATCAGAACGGCCGGTTGGTATTTGCCCATTCCTGTATATAGGATGCGATGTCGCTGGTGGGGGTGCCGGGTGCAAATAATTTTCCTACACCCATCTCATTCAGTGCCTGCATATCATCTTCTGGTATGATGCCTCCGCCGGTAAGCAATACATCATCCATCTGCTTTTCCTTCATCAGTTGTATTACTTTGGGAAATACCGTCATGTGAGCGCCGCTCAAAATGCTGATGCCTATTGCGTCCACATCTTCCTGCAGTGCGGCATTCACCACCATTTCAGGCGTTTGGCGCAGGCCAGTATAAATTACTTCCATACCTGCATCGCGAAGTGCTGTTGCTATCACTTTAGCTCCGCGGTCATGCCCATCAAGTCCTACTTTGGCAACCAGTACACGTAACGGTCTTGTACGCTTATCGTTCATCAGCATCGTTATTTAGAGTGGTCAAAAGTACATCTTGTTTCCTTACCTGCTGTACATGAAGCAGTTGCTGTATCTTTAGAAACAACATACCTACACTTATGAGTACAGCAATAGCACCAAAAAAGACGTATGAACTCTTTGCCATTCTTTGCCTGCTTCCTGCGCTTTACATTCAGCTGCGGTGGATGATGGTGTTTTATAGTTCCGGCAATCTATCGCCTGCTGCACGCACCTCTACTTTCCTTGATCAATTTCCTGGTTTTTTGGCCAATGCGCGGTTACTAGCTTTCGTCTGCCTTGCCTTTTCAATAGCAGCTATAGCTTTTGCGCAGCGTAGCTTCAACCAACCTAAAACTTTCTGGAGGGTAAGCAGCTTCATTGTTGTTTTCATTGCTGCCATCATTGCTTTTCTTTCCATTTTCCAGATGCTGTAGAGGCATAAGTTTAAGGTACGAAGTGCGAAGTACGAAATAGAACATGCTAAATGTTTTAATGTTGTTCCTGACTATGAGGTTGAAGTTTTATAGTTAGTGTCTTTTTCTACTTCCTAACGCCTCTTGTCTAATGCCTCCCTTCTCCTTCTCTTGCCATAAAAATGTCAAATCATTTTTTACTTGCCTGCAAATCCATGTTTGTACATTAATTTTGCCGCACATGTTCAAACCACTAGATATTTTACGGATGGCTAACCAGCCAGCGCAGGAAGTGCCTCTTGATCTTCTCTTTGAGAAAGAGCAGGATCTGCCTGGTTCCGTTCAGTATTCTATTCGCAGGTTTTTCCCTAACGGCAAGTTCTCTAGTGACGACATGGGCATGATGGTTTACCATTACCACGGCAACAATTCCAGCAAAAATTACCTGGAGCTCAGGTTTTGTACAAGTGGAAACCGCTACTGCCAGGAAAAGAGCTGCAGTAGTTGCCATGAGTTTCCAACTACAAATTGTAGTGGTAAAATTCAAACGCTTGATGTTTACAGCTTTCACTTTACCGGTTCTTTTCTCAACCAGTTTACACACAATGTAAAAGTGAGCAACAGGAAAGATGAAGTGCTTGCTTTCAAACACCCGTCTTCTTTTACCAAGGTTTTCCCGCTGTGCAATCGTAAACGCAATGTATTAGATGGTTTCCTTAACCATACCTATACCGGCAGCCTTGAGAATATTTTCATCAATGCCAAGATACACGAGGTGCTGCTTTACAGCCTGGAGTGCTTGGTAGATGAGAAGGAGGAAGGATTTGCCTGTAAGTTTTTGGCAGATGAGGCTGGTAGAGAAAAGATCTACCTCGCCAGGGAAATACTTCTTCAGCATATTGGTGATCCCATCACTATAAAAGAGCTTAGCCGGAAGGTGGCAATCAATGAGTGTTACCTGAAAAAAGGTTTCAAAGAGATCTACGGCACCACCATTTTCGACTTTTACCAGCAGCAGCGCATGGAACATGCTAAATACCTGCTGTATGAAAAAGGCCTAAGCGTAACAGATGTTTCTGCGCTATTAGGCTATTCCTCTATCTCTCATTTTTCTACTGCGTTCAAAAAGCATACAGGCCTTAAGCCTTGCGACCTGTTGCTCCGTTCTTGATTGATTTTCCCAGCTTATAACAACTATTCAAAAGGCTTTTTGCGCCCTTTTCTTTACATGGTAAATAAAAATATTTAATTATTTCCTCTTCAGCAGCAGCTAAAACAGCCTAAATTGCTTCAAATAATAAACATTTAAAATTTTAATATGTTTCTAAAGAAGCTTACTCTACGCTCTGTTTTACCTTTTGCGCTTTTGGCTGCAGTTTCATTGGCTGCTGCATTTATTCCCTCCATGGCACCATTCAATGGTGAAGGAATTTACAACAGTGCGGACATTGCCTGGATGTTGATGGCAGCTGCACTGGTTTTCCTGATGACGCCGGGTTTAGCATTTTTTTATGGTGGAATGGTTCATCGCAAGAATGTGATCTCAACCATGATCAA is a window encoding:
- a CDS encoding helix-turn-helix domain-containing protein — encoded protein: MFKPLDILRMANQPAQEVPLDLLFEKEQDLPGSVQYSIRRFFPNGKFSSDDMGMMVYHYHGNNSSKNYLELRFCTSGNRYCQEKSCSSCHEFPTTNCSGKIQTLDVYSFHFTGSFLNQFTHNVKVSNRKDEVLAFKHPSSFTKVFPLCNRKRNVLDGFLNHTYTGSLENIFINAKIHEVLLYSLECLVDEKEEGFACKFLADEAGREKIYLAREILLQHIGDPITIKELSRKVAINECYLKKGFKEIYGTTIFDFYQQQRMEHAKYLLYEKGLSVTDVSALLGYSSISHFSTAFKKHTGLKPCDLLLRS
- a CDS encoding enoyl-CoA hydratase/isomerase family protein; the protein is MPYQTLLTKLENNIFTITINRPDKLNALSKQVMNDLDEVMDEVYKNDDIRSVIITGAGEKGFVAGADISEFVGLSVDEGKNLAKRGLDIFFKIENCPKPVVAAVNGFALGGGCELAMACHFRIASENAKFGQPEVNLGLIPGYGGTQRLVQLIGKGGAIELLISGNIIDANTALQYGLVNAVVPQAELLAKATSILAVVNTKAPLAVAKCIEAANAVYKESVNGYDVEMSGFGNCFATEDVKEGTAAFLEKRKANFIGK
- a CDS encoding trimeric intracellular cation channel family protein, translating into MNIIDIIIYIGIFVFAVTGALKARTNQMDIFGAGVLAFATAYGGGTLRDLLIGIRINWMNDYIALSLVVAAVLIVSLLKKNTGRFTATLFYTDAIGLGMFTIGGIERSLDNGINEVYAVIMGVMSATFGGLLGDILSNRVPALLTRGELYATACAIGGTAYLLMRNAGLHESMSLVITVIIVVGLRVISKTKQVTLPKI
- a CDS encoding cobalamin B12-binding domain-containing protein translates to MNDKRTRPLRVLVAKVGLDGHDRGAKVIATALRDAGMEVIYTGLRQTPEMVVNAALQEDVDAIGISILSGAHMTVFPKVIQLMKEKQMDDVLLTGGGIIPEDDMQALNEMGVGKLFAPGTPTSDIASYIQEWANTNRPF